The genomic segment ATAGTCTGAGAATCTATTTTTCCTTCACCAGTTATCACTAAATCAACTTCCTTAACCTTTTCTTCAATCCGGCTTGCTTCTATTACAATATCTATACCAGGTTTTAGCTCTGCATTTAAGAATGCCATAAGTCCCGCACCCAAACCCCCAGCAGCACCAGCACCAGGAATATTATCTACTTTAATTTTTAGATCACGATTAATTATCATAGCAATGTGCTTAAGCCCATCGTCCAACTCCTTTACCATTGAGGGAGTTGCACCCTTCTGTGGACCGTAAATATATGCAGCCCCATTTTTACCATAAAGAGGATTATCTACATCACAGGCTACCTGGATATTTGCTTCTTTAATCCTTGGGTCCAGATTAGATAAATCAATCTTTTCAATCTTTTTTAATTCACCCCCACCAAAACCAACATTATTTCCATTGGCATCTAAAAACCTGCCTCCTAAGGCCTGAGCCATCCCAATCCCACAATCATTGGTAGCACTACCACCAATTCCGATAATTAAATTCCGACATCCTTCATCCAGTGCTACCTTAATTAACTCACCGGTACCATAAGTTGTAGTTTTTAAGGGATTTCTTTTATCTCTTGGTACTAAAGGTAATCCAGAAGCTGCTGCCATTTCAATAACGGCCGTTTTTCCATCACCTAGAATGCCAAAAAACGCCTCTACCTTTTCTCCCAATGGGCCAGTCACTACTTTTTTAACAATCCGACCATTAGTTGCATCAACAAGAGAACGGACTGTTCCCTCTCCACCATCAGCCATAGGCAGTATCTCTATTTCAAATTGAGAATTTGCCTTT from the Anoxybacter fermentans genome contains:
- a CDS encoding glycerate kinase gives rise to the protein MKILIAPDSFKGSLTAIEVAENLASGLKKANSQFEIEILPMADGGEGTVRSLVDATNGRIVKKVVTGPLGEKVEAFFGILGDGKTAVIEMAAASGLPLVPRDKRNPLKTTTYGTGELIKVALDEGCRNLIIGIGGSATNDCGIGMAQALGGRFLDANGNNVGFGGGELKKIEKIDLSNLDPRIKEANIQVACDVDNPLYGKNGAAYIYGPQKGATPSMVKELDDGLKHIAMIINRDLKIKVDNIPGAGAAGGLGAGLMAFLNAELKPGIDIVIEASRIEEKVKEVDLVITGEGKIDSQTIFGKTPIGVARVAKKYSKPVIGIAGSLGAGALKVYDHGIDALFSIINAPMTLDTAIEKTPILLEELGESIGRMITLSYQL